The following are encoded together in the Pieris napi chromosome 17, ilPieNapi1.2, whole genome shotgun sequence genome:
- the LOC125057993 gene encoding probable sodium/potassium-transporting ATPase subunit beta-3, translating to MFKRKTRDPSIPLPPPTTSKDFRDIASTEELSEPCRKRFCRYIYDKEKNLYCGRSCTSWISIIAYSILYLTFLCTYTLLFLYGSLSLIKFMDKYESVDKIELMTYSKQGIGLSATPTSVNTLPIISYKAYTDDDKQYVDELDSFFKRRKRSSDLGPCGSSPFGYWNEPCIIIRINKQIGWSAKPLSNDTNDIPQDVKNWMKTDQKLWLHCHGFHSYDKEHIGRITYYPDPPGFDPALYPINMTDDTPLVAVQIRDFTFGISLAVECTLYYEGGSSSVAFLLYVTPKRKVILSV from the coding sequence atGTTTAAGAGGAAGACAAGGGATCCATCAATTCCGCTTCCACCACCGACTACATCAAAGGATTTTCGAGATATTGCATCAACAGAAGAACTGAGCGAGCCATGCAGGAAGAGATTCTGTCGATATATTTAcgataaagagaaaaacttaTATTGCGGAAGATCGTGTACGAGTTGGATTTCCATTATCGCCTATTCCATcctttatttaacatttctttGCACATACACCTTGTTATTTCTCTATGGCTCTCTATCTTTGATAAAGTTTATGGACAAATATGAGAGCGTCGACAAAATCGAACTCATGACATATTCAAAACAAGGAATAGGACTATCAGCGACGCCAACATCTGTTAATACTCTACCGATTATATCATATAAGGCTTACACTGATGATGATAAGCAATACGTTGATGAATTGGACTCATTCTTTAAGCGAAGAAAGAGATCGAGTGATCTGGGACCTTGTGGATCTTCTCCATTTGGTTATTGGAATGAGCCTTGTATAATCATACGCATAAACAAGCAAATAGGCTGGTCCGCAAAACCATTGAGTAATGATACCAATGATATTCCTCAGGATGTTAAGAATTGGATGAAGACAGACCAGAAGCTATGGCTACATTGTCATGGTTTTCATTCGTATGATAAAGAACATATTGGAAGGATTACGTATTATCCGGATCCGCCTGGTTTTGATCCAGCATTGTATCCAATTAATATGACAGATGACACACCATTAGTGGCGGTACAGATAAGAGATTTTACATTTGGGATATCGTTGGCGGTGGAGTGTACGTTGTACTACGAGGGTGGATCGTCATCTGTTGCGTTTTTACTGTATGTAACTCCCAAGAGGAAAgtaattttaagtgtgtaa